One part of the Halobacteria archaeon AArc-dxtr1 genome encodes these proteins:
- a CDS encoding DNA topoisomerase IV subunit A, whose translation MSADTDHEARDQLIDLAAQFYDQFELGEIPHMEVPTRTKSNIEYDEEKGVWVYGDRTSKRTANSVRGARKLLKAVYTIEFLANQLEEDRSSTLRELYYLSESWDNDNAQFSDQDESNGLIEDLEIVSGVTREDFHMRPEESGATIMGPLHLREQTRRGEREIHCQEDVGEGGYQIPNNPDTIEFLDTDADFILAVETGGMRDRLVENGFDDEYNALIVHLKGQPARATRRITKRLHDELGLPVTVFADGDPWSYRIYGSVAYGSIKSAHLSEYLATPEAKYIGIQPADIVEYDLPTDPLSDSDINALESELEDPRFQTDYWEEQIELQLEIGKKSEQQSLAARGLDFVTDTYLPERLDEMDII comes from the coding sequence ATGAGCGCCGACACCGACCACGAAGCCAGAGACCAGCTAATCGACCTCGCCGCACAGTTTTACGACCAGTTCGAGCTCGGGGAGATCCCCCACATGGAGGTCCCCACCAGAACCAAGAGCAACATCGAGTACGACGAGGAGAAAGGCGTCTGGGTCTACGGCGACCGGACTTCGAAGCGGACGGCGAACTCCGTTCGTGGGGCGCGAAAACTGCTCAAGGCAGTCTACACCATCGAGTTCCTCGCGAACCAGCTCGAAGAAGATCGCTCCTCGACCCTGCGTGAGCTCTACTACCTCTCGGAGAGCTGGGACAACGACAACGCACAGTTCTCCGATCAGGACGAGTCAAACGGTCTCATCGAGGACTTAGAGATCGTCTCCGGGGTTACCCGCGAGGACTTCCACATGCGTCCCGAGGAGTCCGGCGCGACGATCATGGGACCGCTGCACCTCCGCGAACAGACCCGACGGGGAGAACGCGAGATCCACTGCCAGGAGGACGTCGGCGAGGGTGGTTACCAGATTCCGAACAACCCCGACACGATCGAGTTTCTCGACACCGACGCCGACTTTATCCTCGCGGTGGAGACCGGCGGGATGCGCGATCGACTCGTCGAGAACGGCTTCGACGACGAGTACAACGCCCTGATCGTCCACTTAAAGGGCCAACCCGCCCGCGCGACTCGGCGGATCACCAAGCGACTCCACGACGAACTCGGCCTTCCGGTGACGGTCTTCGCCGACGGGGACCCGTGGTCGTATCGCATCTACGGCTCCGTCGCCTACGGCTCGATCAAGTCCGCCCACCTCTCGGAGTACTTAGCCACGCCCGAAGCCAAGTATATCGGCATCCAGCCCGCCGACATCGTCGAGTATGATCTCCCGACCGACCCGCTTTCGGATTCGGACATCAACGCGTTAGAGAGCGAACTGGAGGACCCCCGGTTCCAGACCGACTACTGGGAAGAACAGATCGAACTCCAACTCGAGATCGGCAAAAAGTCCGAACAGCAGTCGCTTGCCGCTCGGGGGCTCGACTTCGTGACGGACACCTACCTCCCCGAGCGGTTAGACGAGATGGACATCATCTGA
- a CDS encoding MBL fold metallo-hydrolase: MTVRYGAVALDWLGGPTTRVEGELGVVVYTDPTQAGVDAAEELGDGLGRHDADLVLVSESRHYDPDAIRRVAHEETLVVVHESVTVEPGDLSHEIERVRADESFVLGPLDLFTTQLGRENRRTSGQSDGDGCGYAVTIDGVRVFWPGRSTALEADLDADVLLTPIGDDGVGGDAAATLEQFRPGLVVPVAYDPENTDAGTFVVDVASRGVPVALDESTGDRDSN, from the coding sequence ATGACAGTACGGTACGGTGCGGTCGCGCTCGACTGGCTGGGCGGCCCGACCACCCGCGTGGAGGGTGAGTTAGGCGTCGTCGTCTACACCGACCCGACGCAGGCTGGCGTCGACGCTGCCGAAGAACTCGGCGATGGGCTCGGACGCCACGACGCCGATCTCGTACTGGTCTCCGAGAGCCGCCACTACGATCCTGACGCAATCCGCCGCGTAGCTCACGAGGAGACACTCGTTGTCGTCCACGAGTCGGTTACCGTCGAGCCAGGCGACCTGTCCCACGAGATCGAGCGCGTTCGCGCCGACGAATCGTTCGTCCTCGGACCGCTCGATCTCTTTACGACTCAACTGGGGCGCGAGAACCGTCGCACGAGCGGACAGTCGGACGGCGACGGCTGCGGATACGCCGTCACGATCGACGGCGTTCGCGTCTTTTGGCCCGGCCGGTCGACCGCACTCGAGGCGGATCTCGACGCCGATGTCCTGTTGACACCGATCGGCGACGACGGAGTAGGGGGTGACGCGGCGGCGACTCTCGAACAGTTCCGGCCCGGACTCGTCGTTCCGGTCGCGTACGATCCCGAGAACACGGACGCCGGTACGTTCGTCGTCGACGTTGCCAGTCGTGGCGTTCCGGTGGCACTCGACGAATCGACCGGGGATCGAGACTCGAACTGA
- a CDS encoding fumarylacetoacetate hydrolase family protein — protein sequence MKQIRFRDPAGAVRQGTLDGGVVRFGDEEYAFDGDEIDVLPPCEPSKIVCVGRNYAEHAAEMGDDVPDRPLLFLKPPNAVAGHGDTVTAPAGKDRIDYEAELAVVIGEQCRDVDEADAMDIVAGFTCLNDISNRDDQEEEQNWIRGKAFDGSAPLGPVLATPDEVPDDASVRTLLNGEIKQDGSLTQLIFPIPELIAEITTYLTLEPGDVIATGTPEGVGPIGDGDTVEIEVEGVGTLSNTVRVP from the coding sequence ATGAAGCAGATCCGATTCCGCGATCCGGCTGGAGCAGTGCGCCAGGGAACGCTCGACGGCGGCGTCGTTCGGTTCGGAGACGAAGAGTACGCATTCGACGGCGACGAGATCGACGTTCTCCCGCCGTGTGAGCCGTCGAAGATCGTCTGCGTGGGCCGCAACTACGCCGAGCACGCCGCGGAGATGGGCGACGACGTTCCAGACCGTCCGCTACTCTTTTTGAAGCCGCCGAACGCAGTCGCAGGTCACGGCGACACCGTCACCGCCCCCGCCGGAAAGGATCGGATCGATTACGAGGCTGAGCTGGCCGTCGTCATCGGCGAGCAGTGTCGCGACGTCGACGAAGCCGACGCGATGGACATCGTCGCCGGCTTCACCTGTCTCAACGACATCTCGAACCGCGACGATCAGGAGGAAGAACAGAACTGGATCCGCGGCAAGGCCTTCGACGGCTCCGCGCCACTCGGACCGGTGCTCGCGACGCCAGACGAAGTGCCCGACGACGCGAGCGTCCGGACGCTGCTTAACGGCGAGATCAAACAGGATGGCTCGCTCACGCAGCTGATCTTCCCGATTCCGGAGCTGATCGCCGAGATCACGACCTACCTCACGCTCGAACCTGGGGACGTCATCGCGACGGGAACCCCGGAGGGCGTCGGACCGATCGGTGACGGCGACACGGTCGAGATCGAAGTCGAGGGCGTCGGCACGCTCTCGAATACGGTCCGCGTGCCGTAA
- a CDS encoding DNA-directed RNA polymerase subunit L — MELRVTESTDDELSIEIAGEDHTFMNVLKGTLLEHDDVSAATYDMNPEQSGGQTDPILTVKTEGDVDPLDALEEAAADVRGKTTAFREAFEAAV, encoded by the coding sequence ATGGAACTGCGGGTCACCGAGAGCACCGACGACGAGCTGTCGATCGAGATCGCCGGCGAAGATCACACGTTCATGAACGTCCTCAAGGGAACGCTGCTCGAACACGACGACGTGAGTGCAGCCACCTACGACATGAACCCCGAACAGTCCGGTGGCCAGACCGACCCCATTCTGACGGTCAAAACCGAGGGAGACGTCGATCCCCTCGACGCGTTAGAGGAGGCCGCAGCCGACGTCCGCGGGAAGACGACGGCGTTTCGCGAGGCCTTCGAAGCCGCAGTCTGA
- a CDS encoding rhomboid family intramembrane serine protease yields MELAQSAFALVLGALVLGSVLVVSRLHDGRSWRKVLGDRFLYGVPWGSLIVLGGVFGVYLFVQDGITHFHDPVTIPYRAWSYYYPLGVLSASFTHAGSSHLLNNLAAAAVVAPIAEYAWGHYPRGRDDHETTSRMTTPWIRAVVIFPLAVALVALATSAFALGPVIGFSSVVFAFAGFALVRYPIVTVVATLGGQGVLLTLYQAVQSPVFEYVAQPSPASAPSWASVAIQGHGLGLVIGLLLGALVFHRRGYHPDPLRFWLALVLFGFARSLWAIYWFGEQNTYLLFRGLGVVVVIALALVVTLAVTASDRPIRIARFRTDDGPKPTTGVPRAVLQRGLAEARGAVDRTDRIAAIAGTSRREPASADGVSPRSVAFLAVLLVLAALMGPAIPVNMFVTEGPSTADGAVEVRDYTVFYDEGVENELVSFVDVEAFDQSTGLETSGVIVASEQRNIWMEAVTAQRLAFTGYERVSVGGPGWREIVHVERTGWEPVGNATVYQVETWADGEDRELAYESASSQADVRIDDRTISIASVDGTFALVVESPNGDERDAVAIPEEGDTATADGLTFDREDETIYASADGTEVAVATQETYN; encoded by the coding sequence ATGGAACTGGCACAGAGCGCGTTTGCGTTGGTTCTGGGCGCGCTGGTGCTCGGATCGGTTCTCGTGGTTTCCCGGCTCCATGACGGGAGGTCGTGGCGAAAGGTGCTCGGCGATCGATTTCTCTATGGCGTCCCCTGGGGATCGCTGATCGTTCTCGGCGGAGTTTTCGGCGTGTACCTCTTCGTTCAGGACGGGATCACGCACTTCCACGATCCCGTGACGATCCCCTACCGGGCGTGGTCGTACTACTACCCGCTGGGGGTCCTCTCTGCGTCGTTTACGCACGCGGGATCGAGCCACCTCCTCAACAATCTCGCCGCTGCAGCGGTCGTCGCCCCGATCGCCGAGTACGCCTGGGGACACTACCCCCGCGGTCGGGACGACCACGAGACGACCTCGCGGATGACGACGCCCTGGATCCGTGCCGTGGTCATCTTCCCGCTCGCGGTCGCACTCGTTGCCCTCGCGACGAGTGCGTTCGCACTCGGACCGGTGATCGGCTTCTCCAGCGTCGTCTTCGCGTTTGCCGGCTTTGCGCTCGTCCGGTATCCGATAGTCACGGTCGTCGCCACGCTCGGCGGCCAGGGCGTCTTGCTGACGCTCTACCAGGCCGTCCAGTCGCCCGTCTTTGAGTATGTCGCCCAGCCCAGCCCGGCGTCGGCGCCGTCGTGGGCGTCGGTCGCGATCCAGGGCCACGGGCTCGGACTGGTAATCGGGCTGCTCCTGGGCGCACTCGTCTTTCACCGGCGAGGATACCACCCGGATCCGCTCCGATTCTGGCTCGCACTCGTACTGTTCGGCTTTGCCCGGAGCCTGTGGGCGATCTACTGGTTCGGCGAGCAAAACACCTACCTGCTGTTCCGGGGGCTCGGCGTGGTCGTCGTTATTGCACTCGCACTCGTGGTGACGTTGGCGGTGACCGCCTCCGATCGTCCGATACGAATCGCCCGATTCCGAACCGACGACGGTCCGAAGCCGACAACCGGCGTCCCGAGAGCGGTTCTCCAGCGAGGGCTCGCCGAGGCACGAGGAGCCGTCGACCGGACCGACCGGATCGCGGCGATCGCCGGGACGTCGCGTCGCGAGCCAGCGTCAGCCGACGGAGTGAGTCCCCGATCGGTCGCCTTCCTGGCCGTGCTACTGGTTCTGGCTGCGCTGATGGGACCGGCGATTCCGGTGAACATGTTCGTCACCGAGGGACCGTCGACGGCCGACGGCGCGGTCGAGGTCCGCGACTACACGGTCTTTTACGACGAGGGTGTCGAGAACGAACTCGTCTCGTTCGTCGACGTCGAGGCCTTCGATCAGAGCACTGGCCTCGAGACCAGCGGAGTAATCGTCGCGAGCGAGCAGCGAAATATCTGGATGGAAGCGGTGACCGCACAACGGCTCGCGTTCACCGGCTACGAACGGGTGTCGGTCGGCGGTCCTGGCTGGCGGGAGATCGTTCACGTCGAGCGAACTGGCTGGGAGCCGGTCGGCAACGCGACCGTCTACCAGGTAGAGACGTGGGCCGACGGCGAGGATCGTGAACTTGCCTACGAGTCGGCGAGTAGCCAGGCGGATGTACGTATCGACGACCGAACCATCAGCATCGCCTCCGTCGACGGCACGTTCGCACTCGTCGTCGAGAGCCCGAACGGAGACGAACGTGACGCGGTCGCGATCCCCGAGGAGGGCGACACGGCAACAGCGGACGGACTTACCTTCGATCGCGAGGACGAGACGATCTACGCCAGCGCGGACGGCACCGAAGTTGCGGTCGCGACGCAGGAAACGTACAACTAG
- a CDS encoding ABC transporter ATP-binding protein, with product MDSDATTVRLADVTHAYGAGSASRSDDGRTVTALRDVSFEARAGDVVGLEGPSGSGKSTVLHAVSGLLVPTEGSVELLGTDLTDLSDRERTRHRREHVGIVFQRFHLLPSLSARANVALPLVQTGIPRRRRRERAETLLERVGLGDRTGHLPGELSGGECQRVAIARALVTDPDIVVADEPTGELDSETGGAVLELLTDIGRDRTVLLASHDEPTLAVADRVITLRDGQVVTDGT from the coding sequence ATGGACAGCGACGCCACCACCGTCCGTCTCGCAGACGTCACCCACGCCTACGGCGCCGGGAGCGCCAGCCGATCCGACGACGGCCGGACGGTTACCGCACTTCGAGACGTCTCGTTCGAGGCGCGGGCCGGCGACGTCGTCGGCCTCGAGGGGCCGAGTGGGAGCGGCAAGTCGACGGTGTTACACGCGGTCTCCGGGCTGTTGGTGCCGACTGAAGGATCCGTCGAACTGTTGGGGACCGATCTCACCGACCTCTCAGATCGCGAGCGGACGCGCCACCGCAGAGAGCACGTCGGTATCGTCTTCCAACGGTTCCATCTCCTCCCCTCGCTGTCGGCTCGTGCGAACGTCGCCTTACCACTCGTACAGACTGGCATCCCCCGCAGACGCCGACGGGAACGCGCCGAGACCCTCCTCGAGCGCGTCGGCCTCGGCGATCGGACTGGACACCTTCCGGGCGAGCTAAGCGGCGGGGAGTGCCAGCGCGTCGCGATCGCGCGGGCGCTTGTCACCGATCCGGACATCGTCGTCGCCGACGAACCGACGGGCGAGCTCGATTCCGAGACCGGTGGCGCCGTCCTCGAGTTGCTTACCGACATCGGCCGTGATCGAACCGTCCTGCTAGCTTCACACGACGAACCGACACTCGCCGTGGCCGACCGCGTGATCACGCTTCGCGACGGGCAGGTGGTCACGGATGGCACGTGA
- a CDS encoding ABC transporter permease, translating into MARDDGADGFDADGGSRIARWRGLVAISIARLWNRTTGTRSGRLVASVGAVALTIALLVVVTGVALGLADAGAVDDTDADVTIAPEDGNVLASVDGVEGPRLGETSDRSADIGSQEGVSHVSPVLVEPVRIEAAGDDEPRTVLLVGVVPDEESRTVGGLPTDELSSGESALEAGDLTGEIVLSAVAADRLGAAPGDDLVAADSPEVAGAGAPTVTTTAVESADDETPIALVHLDDLQQLSGAADGQLADRILVWGDEDAATAAADDAYPDATVESSASADPSALFGDGLAFATSALAFVVSVAICASFVATTAAMTVNEDRKTLAVLTSVGFPTRSRLAFVASSTLATTLCGAVVGTAIGAVGIYGLNAAAAATIAPGAIAQFHPVFVPYALAVALVSGLVAIPYPLTVAARTNVLQEVGR; encoded by the coding sequence ATGGCACGTGATGACGGCGCCGACGGGTTCGATGCCGACGGCGGCTCACGAATTGCTCGCTGGCGCGGGCTCGTCGCCATCTCCATCGCGCGGCTCTGGAACCGAACGACGGGAACTCGATCTGGCCGACTGGTGGCCAGCGTCGGTGCCGTCGCGTTGACGATCGCACTGCTGGTCGTCGTGACCGGTGTCGCGCTCGGACTCGCCGACGCCGGAGCCGTCGACGACACCGACGCGGACGTCACGATCGCGCCCGAGGACGGCAACGTGCTCGCCTCGGTCGACGGCGTCGAGGGGCCGCGACTCGGCGAGACGAGCGACCGATCGGCGGACATCGGCTCGCAGGAGGGAGTCTCTCACGTCTCGCCGGTGCTCGTCGAACCGGTCCGGATCGAGGCAGCCGGCGACGACGAACCGCGGACGGTCCTGCTGGTCGGGGTCGTTCCCGACGAGGAATCACGAACCGTCGGCGGCCTCCCGACGGACGAGCTCTCTTCTGGCGAGTCAGCCCTCGAAGCCGGCGACCTCACGGGAGAAATCGTCCTCTCGGCGGTCGCCGCAGATCGTCTCGGCGCAGCGCCCGGCGACGATCTCGTGGCTGCCGACTCGCCCGAGGTTGCCGGCGCCGGCGCGCCGACGGTGACGACCACCGCCGTCGAATCGGCCGACGACGAGACGCCGATCGCCCTGGTCCATCTCGACGATCTCCAGCAGTTGTCCGGCGCCGCAGACGGGCAACTCGCCGATCGGATTCTCGTCTGGGGCGACGAAGACGCAGCCACTGCCGCAGCCGACGACGCGTATCCGGACGCGACCGTCGAGTCGAGCGCCAGTGCAGATCCGTCAGCTCTGTTCGGCGACGGGCTCGCGTTCGCGACGAGCGCTCTCGCGTTCGTGGTGAGCGTGGCAATCTGTGCGTCGTTCGTCGCGACGACCGCCGCGATGACCGTCAACGAGGATCGGAAAACCCTGGCCGTTCTCACGTCGGTCGGCTTCCCGACCCGCAGTCGGCTCGCGTTCGTCGCCTCGTCGACGCTCGCGACGACACTGTGTGGGGCAGTCGTCGGGACGGCCATCGGCGCCGTCGGCATCTACGGACTCAACGCCGCCGCTGCAGCCACGATCGCACCCGGGGCGATCGCACAGTTTCATCCTGTATTCGTTCCATACGCCCTCGCAGTCGCACTCGTTTCGGGCCTGGTCGCGATTCCGTATCCACTGACAGTCGCCGCCCGCACGAACGTCCTCCAGGAGGTGGGACGATGA
- a CDS encoding ABC transporter permease produces the protein MSVRGAVVRTRAVVGIAFAQLRRSPGRTTLAVLAVALAVLSVTLLASLGVGVAETGEDGLDSAGQDIWLSSDPVDPSASGTENPVAGAHATTSEIADHEDVTFATPIAMHEVYVERDGDTVRTSSVGVHYTHDGFGFEEGGGFETDVNVTDEASTQDRSTDPETAEIVLHPETAETLGVSVGETVTVGTSHETASDHEFTVVGIAAYYSQYLGTDAQAMPLFDQQAIAGSSGTDRATFITASVADDADAAAVAAELDAEYDEYDVRPSDEQVGAMFEERPLVLASGATLVALAFVGGLVLTVNLFALVTYQQREQLAALRAIGLSRWVLAGTIGVQGLVIGLLGGVLGLAATLPLAAGLSRLAAALVGFEELLQTPPEVYAAGLALALVVGTLVALVTGWRAGRYARIEHLEG, from the coding sequence ATGAGCGTCCGCGGTGCAGTGGTCCGAACGCGGGCGGTTGTCGGCATCGCGTTCGCCCAGCTTCGGCGCTCGCCAGGTCGAACCACGCTCGCGGTCCTTGCCGTCGCGCTCGCGGTCCTCTCGGTGACGTTACTCGCGAGCCTCGGCGTCGGCGTCGCCGAGACGGGCGAGGACGGCCTCGACAGCGCCGGCCAGGATATCTGGCTCTCGAGTGACCCGGTCGATCCCTCCGCAAGTGGCACCGAAAACCCGGTCGCCGGCGCCCACGCGACCACGAGCGAGATCGCCGACCACGAAGACGTTACCTTCGCGACGCCGATCGCGATGCACGAGGTCTACGTCGAACGCGACGGTGACACCGTCCGGACCTCGTCGGTCGGAGTCCACTATACGCACGACGGCTTCGGCTTCGAGGAGGGCGGCGGCTTCGAAACCGACGTAAACGTCACCGACGAGGCGTCTACGCAGGACCGGTCTACCGACCCGGAGACAGCAGAGATCGTGTTACACCCGGAGACCGCTGAGACGCTCGGCGTCTCAGTAGGTGAGACGGTGACTGTCGGAACCAGCCACGAGACGGCATCGGACCACGAGTTTACCGTCGTCGGCATCGCTGCGTACTACTCGCAGTATCTGGGCACTGACGCCCAGGCGATGCCGCTGTTCGACCAGCAGGCGATCGCCGGCTCCTCGGGGACCGATCGCGCGACGTTCATCACCGCGAGCGTCGCAGACGACGCCGACGCGGCGGCCGTCGCCGCAGAACTCGACGCAGAGTACGACGAGTACGACGTACGCCCCAGCGACGAGCAAGTCGGTGCGATGTTCGAAGAGCGGCCGCTGGTCCTCGCAAGCGGGGCGACGCTCGTCGCCCTCGCGTTCGTCGGGGGGCTCGTGTTGACGGTCAACCTATTCGCGCTGGTCACCTACCAGCAACGCGAACAGCTCGCCGCCCTTCGGGCAATCGGACTCTCACGCTGGGTGCTCGCCGGAACGATCGGCGTCCAGGGGCTGGTCATCGGTCTCCTCGGGGGGGTTCTCGGGCTTGCCGCGACGCTACCGTTAGCGGCGGGGCTGAGTCGACTTGCCGCGGCTCTGGTCGGATTCGAAGAGCTACTCCAGACGCCACCCGAGGTGTACGCCGCGGGGCTTGCGCTCGCGCTCGTCGTCGGCACGCTCGTCGCGCTCGTCACCGGCTGGCGGGCCGGTCGGTACGCCCGCATCGAGCACCTCGAAGGGTAA